A stretch of the Pedobacter sp. MC2016-14 genome encodes the following:
- a CDS encoding FAD-dependent oxidoreductase gives MIKEEFNSKRDLRTENLSADLVVTGGGLSGVCAAITAARKGLKVILIQDRPVLGGNSSSEVRLWVLGATSHLGNNNRWSREGGVIDEILVENTYKNKEGNPLIFDTILLDKVIAEANITLLLNTAVHEVDKSSADLISAVKAFCSQNATAYHVKAPLFCDASGDGIVGFLSGAPFRMGAERMDEFDEKFAPSSEYGELLGHSLYFYSKDTGKPVKFTPPDFALQDITKEIPRFKSFNAKEYGCKLWWLEYGGRMDTVHDTEKIKWELWKVVYGAWNYIKNSGEFPEAETMTLEWVGTIPGKRESRRFEGDYMLHQKDIVEQRTHHDAVAYGGWSIDLHPADGVFSEKPGCNQWHSKGVYQIPYRCLYSRSIKNLFLAGRIISATHVAFASTRVMATAAHVGQAVGMAAFIAKEKGLNPAQLLQENRIASLQKELLKTGHHIPGFELQDEEDLVQSAQLSASSKYSLKALPLDFLKPLDVSTAQMLPLKQGEPLQLSFCTEAQENATLQIELRISSKIENYTPDVILEKQTLNLKKGKNISTVAFNAVNPATSYAFVTIHKNPEVQVYCSEQRLTGVLSVFNLVNKAVSNYGKQTPPADIGVDEFEFWCPQRRPAGHNLAFELAQPINQFGVENIQNGFFRPTTAPNAWVADLKDEQPVLEIEWAETQQIRSIELSFDTDFDHPMETVLMGHPEDVMPFCIRNYKIKDDQGTVVFEQKNNYQSNNTIQLSQPLQTKKLYIEVSHPSANVPAAVFSVRCYK, from the coding sequence ATGATCAAAGAAGAATTTAACAGTAAAAGAGATTTAAGAACAGAAAATTTAAGCGCAGATCTTGTTGTTACAGGCGGAGGCCTTTCAGGTGTTTGTGCTGCAATTACTGCTGCCCGCAAAGGCCTAAAAGTAATTTTAATCCAGGACCGGCCTGTTCTCGGTGGCAACTCCTCCAGCGAAGTTCGTTTATGGGTGCTCGGCGCCACCTCACATCTCGGCAATAACAACAGATGGAGCAGGGAAGGAGGTGTAATAGATGAGATCCTGGTAGAAAACACCTACAAGAATAAGGAAGGAAACCCTTTAATCTTTGACACCATTTTATTGGATAAGGTCATTGCAGAGGCCAACATTACTTTGTTGTTGAATACTGCCGTTCATGAAGTTGATAAATCATCAGCAGATCTAATTTCGGCAGTAAAAGCATTTTGCAGTCAAAATGCTACGGCTTATCACGTTAAGGCGCCTTTATTTTGTGATGCCTCCGGAGATGGAATTGTAGGCTTCTTATCTGGTGCCCCATTCAGAATGGGTGCGGAAAGAATGGATGAATTTGACGAAAAATTTGCACCAAGCAGTGAATACGGTGAATTGCTGGGGCACAGTTTATACTTTTACAGTAAGGATACGGGTAAACCGGTTAAATTTACGCCACCTGATTTCGCATTACAAGACATTACCAAAGAAATCCCAAGATTTAAGAGTTTTAATGCTAAAGAATACGGTTGTAAACTTTGGTGGCTGGAATACGGTGGCCGGATGGACACCGTACATGATACGGAGAAAATCAAATGGGAACTTTGGAAAGTTGTGTATGGTGCATGGAATTACATTAAAAATTCCGGTGAATTTCCTGAAGCAGAAACCATGACGCTGGAATGGGTGGGTACTATTCCTGGAAAACGGGAAAGCCGCAGGTTTGAAGGAGACTACATGTTGCATCAAAAAGATATTGTAGAACAAAGGACACATCATGATGCCGTTGCCTACGGTGGATGGTCTATAGACCTGCACCCGGCAGATGGGGTTTTTAGCGAAAAACCTGGCTGTAACCAATGGCACAGTAAGGGTGTCTATCAAATTCCGTATCGTTGCCTTTACAGCAGGAGTATTAAAAACTTATTCCTCGCGGGCCGCATCATCAGTGCCACACACGTAGCATTTGCCTCTACAAGGGTGATGGCCACTGCCGCACACGTTGGGCAGGCGGTAGGCATGGCTGCATTCATTGCTAAAGAAAAAGGCTTAAACCCGGCGCAGCTGCTTCAGGAAAACAGAATAGCCAGCCTTCAAAAGGAACTGCTCAAAACCGGGCATCATATTCCAGGCTTTGAACTGCAGGACGAGGAAGATCTGGTCCAATCTGCACAGCTTTCTGCCTCCAGCAAATATTCCCTAAAAGCATTGCCTTTAGATTTCCTTAAACCCCTGGATGTATCAACGGCTCAAATGCTTCCTTTAAAACAAGGAGAACCACTTCAGTTGTCCTTCTGCACAGAAGCCCAGGAAAATGCCACGCTTCAAATTGAGTTGCGCATCAGCAGTAAAATAGAAAATTATACGCCCGATGTCATTCTGGAAAAGCAGACGCTTAACCTTAAAAAAGGAAAAAACATTTCAACGGTGGCCTTTAATGCGGTAAATCCGGCAACGAGTTATGCCTTCGTCACCATTCATAAAAATCCTGAAGTGCAGGTTTATTGTTCTGAGCAGCGCCTTACGGGTGTGCTCTCCGTTTTTAACCTGGTCAATAAAGCCGTGTCTAATTATGGTAAACAGACCCCGCCAGCTGATATTGGTGTAGATGAGTTTGAATTCTGGTGCCCGCAACGGCGTCCTGCTGGTCATAACCTGGCCTTTGAATTGGCACAACCGATCAATCAATTTGGCGTTGAAAACATCCAAAACGGCTTCTTTCGTCCCACTACAGCACCCAATGCATGGGTGGCTGATCTCAAAGATGAGCAACCCGTATTAGAGATTGAATGGGCGGAAACCCAGCAAATCCGCAGTATTGAACTCTCCTTTGATACCGATTTTGACCATCCGATGGAGACTGTATTAATGGGGCATCCTGAAGATGTAATGCCTTTCTGCATCAGGAATTATAAAATCAAGGATGATCAGGGCACTGTGGTGTTTGAACAAAAGAACAACTACCAAAGCAATAACACCATTCAACTGTCCCAACCTTTACAAACCAAAAAACTGTACATTGAAGTCAGCCATCCTTCTGCTAATGTACCAGCTGCGGTATTTTCAGTAAGGTGTTACAAATAA
- a CDS encoding glycerophosphoryl diester phosphodiesterase has product MIVFSGLAITCALNIGWQNINSIVLNGSGLDLRWEKSGDGWHLAGIMVKSKNSWIKMPHPDGNYTLLYSAYQPDTAAVPLYRDNQKINFPEPVYRYITSHWAQVTQPVQLNTAGKAYHFYPKHGVQNSGKELRFSEETAVASVNASWQIDPVYAQDVLVIINIKAKKSGYFSIASPSLATVLEKELAWGLMPGYFQGAAIEKDFVKAYAYGQGIPDQPVVVRERTASTLSPLISSKNGLTMAVIPQPGTGRNPWDKDKNTHNEWLLGLSLMNRKAALTPTVYHPVLGQKGSYLKTGESSSFTFRYSLQATDWYPVFKHAVYDIYHFKDFLALKQTAQSLTDRILAMHKYVTDDKTSMWRTETFKDLSIGAQAYLGGVLGSDKDAMKNSDYGAMWMLANIMKDSVLQQERLPFARNFKLLQQQAAPGFFEGAATGQYYLSKSKKFTEEWGPYVEPIGLTYYTLMDIGNILLFQPNDAALKAGLRKGADRLLSWQQQHGGWAIAYDHASEKKLFTELEDLRPTFYGMLVAYQILGDEKYLQAACKGADWYIEHAVNKGHFLGVCGDTRFVPDFATGQSIQALLTLHEVTKNKAYLAAAIKTARFYTTSVYTHPIPDQTLKMVKGKSLQDWEISQVGLSFEHGGSIGSANSLGPILLASHAGLFVRLFQLTKDSIYVDMARAAALGRDAFVDKKTSVASYYWTKMDAGPGSFPHHAWWQIGWITDYLLSETELRSEGGIKFPRGFITPKVGPHQSYGFAPGQVYGIPASLMLVDGLIKADNPYLDYTQAINSDQKKCFLTLLNNSGKTLKTQVHFNPNKIPGSPSAKVKNANWLTATGKTGSLSTSSTSWPVEIAAYGLKVIEIEY; this is encoded by the coding sequence ATGATAGTGTTTAGCGGCCTTGCCATAACCTGCGCGCTAAATATTGGTTGGCAAAACATCAATTCTATTGTACTGAATGGATCTGGCCTTGATTTGCGTTGGGAGAAAAGCGGAGATGGCTGGCACCTTGCCGGGATTATGGTTAAAAGTAAAAACAGCTGGATAAAAATGCCTCATCCTGATGGCAACTATACCCTGCTCTATTCGGCCTATCAGCCCGATACCGCGGCTGTCCCGCTTTACAGAGATAACCAGAAAATAAACTTTCCTGAACCAGTTTACCGTTACATTACCTCGCACTGGGCCCAGGTTACACAACCTGTACAGCTTAACACCGCCGGAAAAGCCTATCATTTTTACCCTAAACATGGTGTCCAAAACTCCGGTAAAGAACTCCGGTTTTCAGAAGAAACGGCAGTGGCAAGTGTAAATGCCAGCTGGCAAATTGATCCAGTTTATGCCCAGGATGTTCTGGTGATCATAAATATCAAAGCCAAAAAAAGCGGCTACTTTTCCATCGCAAGTCCGTCCTTGGCTACCGTGCTGGAAAAGGAACTGGCCTGGGGTTTAATGCCAGGCTATTTTCAGGGTGCAGCAATAGAAAAAGATTTTGTCAAAGCATATGCCTACGGACAAGGGATACCTGATCAACCTGTGGTGGTTAGAGAGAGAACTGCCAGCACGCTTTCTCCTTTAATAAGTTCCAAAAATGGCCTGACTATGGCCGTTATTCCACAGCCTGGTACTGGTCGCAACCCCTGGGATAAAGATAAAAATACACACAACGAATGGTTGCTCGGCCTTTCCCTCATGAACAGAAAGGCTGCACTTACTCCAACGGTTTATCATCCTGTTTTGGGTCAAAAGGGGTCATATCTTAAAACCGGCGAGAGCAGCAGTTTTACATTCAGGTATTCCCTACAGGCTACAGACTGGTACCCGGTTTTTAAGCACGCTGTTTATGATATTTATCATTTCAAAGATTTTTTAGCGTTAAAACAAACCGCTCAGTCGCTTACCGACCGCATTTTGGCGATGCATAAATATGTAACCGACGATAAGACTTCAATGTGGCGTACAGAAACCTTCAAAGATTTGTCTATCGGTGCACAGGCCTATCTTGGCGGTGTTTTGGGTTCGGATAAGGATGCCATGAAAAACTCTGATTATGGAGCCATGTGGATGCTCGCCAACATCATGAAAGATTCTGTCTTACAGCAAGAACGGCTGCCCTTTGCTCGTAATTTTAAGCTGCTTCAGCAACAGGCAGCACCCGGATTTTTTGAAGGCGCGGCTACAGGTCAGTACTATTTGTCTAAAAGTAAAAAGTTTACAGAAGAATGGGGGCCATACGTAGAGCCCATAGGGCTTACTTATTATACCTTGATGGATATTGGCAACATCCTGTTGTTTCAACCAAATGATGCTGCACTTAAAGCAGGGCTAAGAAAAGGTGCAGACCGCTTGTTGAGCTGGCAACAACAGCATGGCGGCTGGGCAATCGCATATGACCATGCTTCTGAAAAGAAATTATTTACTGAACTGGAAGATTTAAGGCCCACATTTTATGGAATGCTGGTGGCCTACCAGATTTTGGGCGACGAAAAATACTTGCAAGCAGCCTGTAAGGGTGCAGACTGGTATATTGAGCACGCTGTAAACAAAGGGCATTTTCTTGGAGTTTGTGGTGATACCAGGTTTGTGCCCGACTTTGCCACAGGCCAAAGTATCCAGGCCTTGTTAACACTTCATGAAGTCACAAAAAACAAGGCTTACCTTGCTGCGGCAATAAAAACTGCCCGTTTTTACACCACCTCAGTGTATACCCATCCAATTCCAGATCAAACTTTAAAGATGGTTAAGGGAAAAAGCCTGCAGGATTGGGAAATCAGCCAGGTGGGTTTAAGCTTTGAGCATGGCGGCAGCATAGGCTCTGCAAATTCTTTGGGCCCAATTTTACTGGCCAGCCACGCTGGCTTGTTTGTCAGGCTTTTTCAGCTTACAAAAGATTCCATCTATGTAGACATGGCCCGTGCGGCTGCGCTTGGAAGGGATGCTTTTGTGGATAAAAAAACCAGCGTCGCTTCTTATTACTGGACTAAAATGGACGCAGGCCCAGGCTCATTCCCGCACCATGCCTGGTGGCAAATTGGCTGGATCACCGATTACCTCTTGTCAGAAACCGAATTGCGCTCTGAGGGAGGAATTAAATTTCCCAGAGGATTCATTACCCCTAAGGTAGGTCCGCACCAAAGTTATGGTTTTGCCCCCGGTCAGGTGTATGGAATTCCGGCATCCCTGATGCTTGTAGATGGCTTAATTAAAGCAGACAATCCTTATTTAGATTATACGCAAGCCATCAATTCAGACCAAAAGAAATGCTTCCTGACGCTGTTGAACAATAGTGGGAAAACATTAAAAACCCAGGTGCATTTTAACCCGAATAAAATCCCCGGTAGTCCTTCAGCTAAAGTGAAAAATGCGAATTGGCTAACCGCGACTGGTAAAACAGGAAGCCTCTCAACTTCTTCCACATCCTGGCCAGTTGAAATTGCAGCCTATGGTTTAAAAGTTATAGAAATTGAATATTAA
- a CDS encoding DUF5017 domain-containing protein yields MKPLIFIISINLILLAACSKDKIQQPEFEVQTTALTYKKGEEITFKFSGNPDNITFYSGEAGKDYTYRNRTSLPGKLQIQFSSLVDRGVRNNLSLMVTNDISGTINSGIVETVKWTDVSSRAVFSTGADNTPSGVVDLSDFSDQGKPVTVAFKYTDVKSTVQQNRWVIRTFSASSVRNGQATPLAVMADAGWVGISFKNPAITWTITTAQLLMYGGAVGLDDNEDWVISKQLDPNFIKSDIGYVLKDISTRPSDFSYSYAAAGVYKVTFLASNRIGTEYKEVVKEIVLTIVP; encoded by the coding sequence ATGAAACCATTAATTTTTATCATCAGCATAAACCTCATTTTATTAGCTGCATGTTCAAAAGATAAGATCCAACAACCTGAATTTGAAGTGCAAACCACTGCGTTAACTTATAAAAAGGGCGAGGAAATTACATTCAAATTTTCAGGTAACCCAGACAATATCACCTTTTACTCGGGCGAAGCCGGGAAAGACTACACGTACCGCAACCGTACTTCCCTGCCCGGTAAATTACAAATCCAATTCAGTTCATTGGTAGACCGCGGCGTTCGAAACAACTTGTCGCTCATGGTTACCAATGATATTAGCGGAACAATTAACTCTGGCATTGTTGAAACCGTAAAGTGGACAGATGTTTCCAGCCGTGCCGTATTTTCAACTGGTGCAGACAATACCCCTTCTGGCGTAGTAGATCTGTCTGATTTTTCGGATCAGGGAAAACCTGTAACCGTCGCTTTTAAATATACAGACGTAAAAAGTACCGTACAACAAAACAGATGGGTAATCCGAACCTTTAGTGCCAGTTCGGTGCGCAACGGACAGGCTACTCCGCTTGCTGTTATGGCCGATGCCGGTTGGGTAGGTATAAGTTTTAAAAATCCTGCCATCACCTGGACCATTACCACTGCTCAATTGTTGATGTATGGTGGTGCCGTAGGGCTGGATGACAACGAAGATTGGGTGATTTCTAAACAACTTGATCCGAATTTTATCAAGTCAGACATCGGATATGTGCTTAAAGATATTAGCACACGGCCTTCAGATTTTAGTTATAGCTACGCTGCGGCAGGCGTATATAAAGTCACCTTCCTGGCTTCTAACAGAATTGGAACGGAGTATAAAGAAGTAGTCAAAGAAATTGTGCTTACCATAGTTCCGTAA
- a CDS encoding RagB/SusD family nutrient uptake outer membrane protein codes for MKPIIYLMFIVLIASSISCKKFLDREPTDFKTPENYFNTESELNTALIGVYNRLADERTYRRGLFTYLAISDEFFYRNVSTNSIYVLDFDAAHIDIGRFWETCYQGIDRANALLEHMNKPIMNELKRNEIKGEALFLRAYFYFLLVDNFGAVPLKLSSTKNPAEAPLPRSAVNVVYQQILEDMTAAYDLVPSIKKNPLDQTDTGLEYSERITKSAVGGILAKVCLSMAGAPLNDVAKYADALKWSELIINSGAHSLNPDYKQIFINAAKDIEDPKECIWEIGFSGNNTGNLLQGGTLGISNGITSTELNDPGYSTGSINTTARLYNLYDATDVRRDWCIAPFKYTTTNNVTTTTPWTSTQIYDRNIGKWRRQYETLVPKTKDYNAVNFPVLRYSDVLLMYAEAVNGMHGSPNLVAETYLNQVRRRGHNKPVGIPDATVDVTPGLSGTRFLEELQNERAREFAFEGMRQHDLKRWGIYVSKMNTLAAEITASAPSTWRYAGSAGKNTSSRNLLLPIPNSEVVLNPEIGVRDQNPGW; via the coding sequence ATGAAACCTATTATCTATTTGATGTTTATTGTGCTCATTGCTTCCTCTATCTCCTGTAAGAAATTTCTGGACCGCGAGCCGACTGATTTTAAAACCCCTGAAAATTATTTCAACACAGAAAGTGAATTGAATACGGCGCTGATTGGCGTTTACAATAGGCTGGCAGACGAAAGAACCTACCGCAGGGGACTTTTTACTTACCTGGCCATCAGCGATGAGTTCTTTTACAGAAACGTTTCTACCAATTCCATTTATGTGCTGGATTTTGATGCGGCACACATTGATATTGGCCGGTTCTGGGAAACCTGCTACCAGGGAATTGATCGTGCCAATGCACTGTTGGAGCATATGAACAAGCCTATAATGAACGAACTTAAGAGAAATGAAATTAAGGGAGAAGCCTTATTTTTACGAGCTTACTTTTACTTTTTGCTGGTTGATAATTTTGGGGCTGTGCCTCTAAAATTAAGCTCCACAAAAAACCCTGCAGAAGCACCGCTGCCAAGATCTGCTGTAAATGTAGTATATCAACAAATATTAGAAGATATGACTGCCGCTTATGACCTGGTGCCCAGCATTAAAAAAAATCCTTTAGATCAAACAGATACTGGCTTGGAATACAGTGAAAGGATTACAAAATCTGCAGTAGGGGGCATCCTTGCTAAGGTCTGCCTCAGCATGGCCGGTGCGCCTTTAAATGATGTTGCAAAATATGCTGATGCCCTGAAATGGTCCGAACTAATAATCAATTCAGGAGCACATTCGCTGAACCCTGATTATAAACAGATTTTTATCAATGCGGCCAAAGATATAGAAGATCCAAAGGAGTGCATTTGGGAAATTGGTTTTTCCGGAAATAATACCGGTAATCTTTTGCAGGGCGGTACCCTCGGAATCAGTAACGGCATTACCAGTACAGAATTGAATGATCCAGGTTACTCTACAGGCAGTATCAACACTACTGCAAGGTTATATAATTTATATGATGCAACGGATGTAAGAAGAGATTGGTGCATCGCCCCTTTTAAATACACCACAACCAATAACGTAACCACTACAACACCCTGGACAAGCACACAGATTTACGACCGTAATATCGGCAAATGGCGCAGGCAATATGAAACTTTAGTCCCTAAAACCAAGGACTATAATGCCGTAAATTTTCCTGTTTTGCGGTATTCAGATGTATTATTGATGTACGCTGAAGCGGTAAATGGAATGCATGGCTCGCCAAACCTGGTGGCCGAAACTTACCTGAACCAGGTGCGGAGAAGAGGACATAATAAACCTGTAGGCATCCCTGATGCTACGGTAGATGTTACCCCTGGTTTGTCCGGAACCCGCTTTCTGGAAGAGCTTCAGAATGAAAGGGCAAGGGAGTTTGCATTTGAAGGAATGCGACAGCACGATTTAAAACGCTGGGGTATTTATGTATCTAAAATGAATACCCTGGCTGCCGAAATTACAGCCTCTGCACCTTCCACCTGGCGATATGCTGGGTCTGCGGGTAAAAATACCAGCAGCAGAAACCTCCTTTTGCCAATTCCAAATTCAGAGGTCGTACTGAATCCTGAAATTGGGGTTCGGGATCAAAATCCGGGCTGGTAA
- a CDS encoding TonB-dependent receptor, translating to MKFYVILLYSIFFCLQANAAKSSKTYFSAGLQKQSQLTITGTVTDINGNLMPGVTIKLKGTNVATQTNNRGAFRISVPKNTGILIFSYTGFITQELPLKGASVYPVTLLEDRKTLDDVVVIGYGAVQKRDLTGSVSQVNVVDLQKAPVASFEDALAGRVAGVQVSASDGQPGSAMQISIRGNNSVTQSNSPLFVIDGFPIEDPTNNIINPAEIETMDVLKDASATAIYGARGANGVIIITTKRGKAGIPVITYQNYFGIQKNLRQQEVMSAYDFVKYQLEFNNAVYTPIYLKDGRTLDFYKDVEGINWQDKIFRTAPMQNHFMSVNGGTDKTRYAISGSLLNQDGIIINSGFRRYQGRVILDQTINPNLKVGINLNYSATKTYGTIAAEQNGGATASLMYSVWGYRPVTGDNLKDEQLLELPFDPDVNPTAEYRINPAISTQNEYNPSFVNALLANAFAEYKFLKSFTFRTSGGITKRTTRKEIFNNSNTRSGNPLSSSIGINGSIMNYDVTNLLNENTLTFKKTVNKVHNFNALAGFTLQEISGISSGFAATQLPNESLGISGLEEGTPSRLYSSSSSSALMSFLSRLTYGYKSRYLFTASFRADGSSKFAPANRWAYFPSGSFAWLLSNEKFMKGITPISNAKFRISHGVTGNNRVSDYAYLSSLQITPASGYPINNNAMNGLIPNTLGNKDLMWESTAQTDLGLDLGFFNERITLTADYYHKKTYDLLLNSSLAPSQGFLNGLRNVGKVQNKGFEFTVNTLNIKNKNFSWNTNFNISFNKNKVLELAEEDPSILSRVNWGNFNNAYPYIAIPGHPIAQYFGYVWDGVYQYADFNQLSNGSYVLKDNIPNNGQSRATVQPGFIKYKDINGDGEVNGFDQTIIGNPNPLHTGGLSNNFTYKGFDLNVFLQWSYGNDLLNANRIEFEGGENRNSLNMFAAYADRWTPENQTNNLYKVYGQGPLVYSSRTIEDGSYLKLRTVALGYSISPLLLKRLNVTSLRIYASAQNLYTWTNYSGLDPDVSTNPTALTPGFDWSAYPKARTITFGINLTL from the coding sequence ATGAAATTCTACGTTATATTACTTTATTCAATTTTCTTTTGTCTGCAGGCAAATGCAGCCAAATCTTCGAAAACATACTTTTCTGCCGGCTTGCAGAAGCAATCCCAGCTTACTATTACAGGAACGGTAACTGATATCAATGGCAACCTGATGCCCGGTGTAACCATTAAATTAAAAGGTACAAATGTGGCCACGCAGACCAATAATAGGGGCGCATTTAGAATTTCTGTTCCAAAAAACACTGGCATTTTAATCTTCTCTTACACCGGTTTTATCACCCAGGAGCTTCCCTTAAAAGGGGCGTCTGTTTATCCGGTAACATTGCTGGAAGACAGAAAAACTTTAGATGACGTAGTGGTCATAGGCTACGGTGCGGTTCAAAAAAGAGACCTCACGGGATCGGTAAGTCAGGTAAATGTTGTTGATTTACAAAAAGCACCTGTCGCTTCTTTTGAAGATGCCCTGGCAGGCAGGGTTGCAGGGGTCCAGGTATCTGCATCAGACGGGCAGCCCGGCTCAGCCATGCAAATCTCCATCCGTGGAAACAATTCCGTTACCCAAAGTAATTCCCCTCTATTTGTAATTGATGGCTTTCCTATTGAAGATCCAACCAATAACATCATTAATCCTGCAGAAATAGAAACGATGGATGTGCTTAAAGATGCATCTGCCACAGCAATCTATGGCGCAAGAGGGGCAAACGGTGTCATCATCATTACTACTAAAAGAGGGAAAGCTGGAATTCCTGTAATTACCTATCAAAATTATTTCGGAATACAGAAAAATCTCAGGCAGCAAGAGGTCATGAGTGCTTATGATTTTGTAAAATATCAACTCGAATTTAACAATGCGGTATATACACCAATATATCTCAAAGATGGTCGTACCCTGGATTTTTATAAAGATGTGGAAGGGATAAACTGGCAGGACAAAATATTCAGAACTGCCCCGATGCAAAATCATTTTATGTCTGTAAACGGCGGCACAGATAAAACCCGGTACGCTATCTCCGGATCTCTTCTAAATCAGGATGGAATTATCATCAATAGTGGATTTAGGAGGTATCAGGGAAGGGTCATACTCGATCAAACCATCAATCCAAATTTAAAGGTGGGTATTAACCTCAATTATTCTGCAACAAAAACTTACGGTACCATTGCTGCAGAGCAAAATGGGGGCGCAACCGCCAGTTTAATGTACAGCGTTTGGGGATATCGCCCGGTAACAGGAGATAATTTAAAGGATGAGCAACTGCTGGAACTTCCTTTTGACCCGGATGTAAACCCTACTGCCGAGTATAGGATTAACCCTGCCATCTCTACGCAAAATGAGTACAATCCGTCTTTTGTTAACGCCCTACTGGCCAATGCTTTTGCCGAGTATAAGTTTTTGAAGTCTTTCACCTTTCGCACATCGGGAGGCATTACAAAAAGAACAACCAGAAAGGAGATCTTCAACAATTCCAATACACGTTCCGGAAACCCGCTGTCCAGCAGTATCGGGATCAATGGTTCCATTATGAATTATGACGTTACCAATCTTCTAAATGAGAATACGCTAACATTCAAAAAGACCGTAAACAAAGTACACAATTTTAATGCACTGGCAGGTTTTACACTTCAGGAAATTTCGGGCATAAGTTCTGGTTTTGCGGCTACCCAGTTACCTAATGAATCACTCGGAATTAGCGGATTGGAAGAAGGCACACCCAGCCGACTATATAGCAGCAGCTCTAGTTCTGCCCTGATGTCCTTTTTAAGCCGGCTAACCTATGGTTATAAATCCAGGTACCTGTTTACAGCTTCATTCAGGGCAGATGGATCTTCTAAATTTGCGCCTGCTAACCGTTGGGCTTATTTCCCATCCGGCTCTTTTGCCTGGCTGTTAAGCAACGAGAAATTTATGAAAGGCATCACGCCTATTTCAAATGCTAAATTTAGGATCAGCCATGGTGTAACAGGAAACAACCGGGTGTCTGATTATGCTTACCTCTCTTCTTTGCAAATTACCCCCGCCTCGGGTTATCCCATCAACAACAACGCAATGAATGGTTTGATCCCAAATACACTGGGAAATAAAGATTTAATGTGGGAAAGTACGGCCCAGACTGATCTTGGTCTCGACCTCGGTTTTTTTAACGAACGCATTACCTTGACCGCAGATTACTACCACAAAAAAACCTATGATCTGCTCTTAAATTCATCACTGGCACCTTCCCAGGGTTTTCTAAATGGACTTCGAAATGTTGGTAAAGTACAAAACAAAGGATTCGAATTTACAGTCAATACGCTAAATATTAAAAACAAAAACTTCTCCTGGAATACCAATTTTAATATATCGTTCAATAAAAATAAAGTATTGGAACTTGCAGAAGAAGATCCCTCAATCTTATCAAGGGTAAACTGGGGCAACTTTAACAATGCCTATCCTTATATCGCCATTCCCGGCCATCCCATTGCACAGTATTTTGGTTACGTTTGGGATGGGGTGTACCAATATGCCGACTTCAACCAGCTGTCTAACGGAAGTTACGTGCTCAAAGACAACATCCCAAACAATGGCCAGTCCAGGGCAACTGTTCAGCCAGGCTTCATCAAATATAAAGACATTAATGGCGATGGAGAAGTGAATGGATTTGATCAAACCATTATCGGGAATCCTAATCCTTTGCATACCGGCGGTCTTTCTAATAATTTTACCTACAAAGGATTTGATCTCAATGTATTTCTGCAATGGTCTTACGGTAACGATCTCCTCAATGCAAACCGCATTGAATTTGAAGGGGGAGAGAACCGGAATTCCTTGAATATGTTTGCCGCTTACGCCGATAGGTGGACACCAGAAAATCAAACCAACAACCTATACAAAGTGTATGGTCAAGGTCCTCTGGTCTATTCATCCAGGACAATTGAAGATGGCTCTTACCTTAAGTTACGAACAGTCGCTTTGGGCTATTCCATCAGCCCATTGTTACTGAAACGATTAAATGTTACCAGCTTAAGGATCTACGCATCCGCGCAAAATTTATACACCTGGACCAACTACTCAGGGCTTGATCCGGACGTGTCCACTAATCCTACGGCTTTAACACCAGGGTTTGACTGGTCTGCTTATCCAAAAGCAAGAACCATCACTTTCGGTATTAACCTTACTTTATAA